The following are encoded in a window of Vespula vulgaris chromosome 8, iyVesVulg1.1, whole genome shotgun sequence genomic DNA:
- the LOC127065696 gene encoding uncharacterized protein LOC127065696 isoform X2, translating into MEGRARQHQMLLAFPLAPFTSISCRYFSRLFCLFIDEKRAYAAGKSDEGGYYKTYGSDAEGEKGYLKETYSKGDHGYKTLDTFHKQDGDKYGFEKHFAYGKARLTDESDKHAEQSSKIGKQEDHEGAGTIVDSHYMDNEGDHGGEHTGDYGSHYMAAEPDSESYSDTGDGHSKNYSAGSEGSYESHSSYSSDSDSGGDYGEHY; encoded by the exons ATGGAAGGTAGAGCAAGGCAACACCAGATGCTGCTAGCCTTCCCGCTCGCCCCTTTTACTTCTATCTCGTGCCGATACTTCTCTCGGCTCTTTTGCCTCTTCATTGACGAAAAGCGCGCGTATGCCGCAG GCAAATCGGACGAGGGTGGCTACTACAAGACGTACGGTAGTGACGCAGAGGGCGAGAAGGGCTACTTGAAGGAAACCTATAGCAAGGGTGACCACGGATACAAGACGCTTGACACTTTCCACAAGCAGGATGGAGACAAGTACGGATTTGAGAAACACTTCGCTTACGGCAAAGCTCGTCTTACCGACGAGTCTGATAAACATGCCGAACAAAGTTCGAAAATAGGAAAACAAGAAGATCACGAAGGTGCAG GTACGATCGTCGACAGTCATTACATGGATAACGAAGGAGATCACGGCGGTGAACATACCGGTGATTATGGAAGCCACTATATGGCCGCAGAACCAGACTCTGAGAGTTACAGCGACACTGGCGATGGCCACAGCAAGAATTACTCTGCTGGTAGTGAAGGTTCTTACGAGAGCCACAGCTCTTATTCTTCCGATAGTGATTCTGGAGGCGATTACGGGGAACATTATTAG
- the LOC127065696 gene encoding uncharacterized protein LOC127065696 isoform X1, with amino-acid sequence MHRKTYELFVSFLILGHSLGMPMDYEEYPILDKDMALVGSFKRELRQSVPLKFHSEVEDLAKAGNTPKKDSKKIVKNASGKSDEGGYYKTYGSDAEGEKGYLKETYSKGDHGYKTLDTFHKQDGDKYGFEKHFAYGKARLTDESDKHAEQSSKIGKQEDHEGAGTIVDSHYMDNEGDHGGEHTGDYGSHYMAAEPDSESYSDTGDGHSKNYSAGSEGSYESHSSYSSDSDSGGDYGEHY; translated from the exons ATGCATCGAAAAACGTATGAGTtgttcgtttcatttcttattcTCGGCCATTCTTTGGGTATGCCCATGGATTACGAAGAATATCCGATTCTCGATAAAGACATGGCACTCGTCGGGTCCTTCAAAAGAGAACTACGCCAGTCTGTACCTTTGAAGTTCCACTCGGAAGTCGAGGATCTCGCAAAAGCTGGAAATACGCCGAAGAAGGATTCCAAAAAAATCGTGAAGAATGCGTCCG GCAAATCGGACGAGGGTGGCTACTACAAGACGTACGGTAGTGACGCAGAGGGCGAGAAGGGCTACTTGAAGGAAACCTATAGCAAGGGTGACCACGGATACAAGACGCTTGACACTTTCCACAAGCAGGATGGAGACAAGTACGGATTTGAGAAACACTTCGCTTACGGCAAAGCTCGTCTTACCGACGAGTCTGATAAACATGCCGAACAAAGTTCGAAAATAGGAAAACAAGAAGATCACGAAGGTGCAG GTACGATCGTCGACAGTCATTACATGGATAACGAAGGAGATCACGGCGGTGAACATACCGGTGATTATGGAAGCCACTATATGGCCGCAGAACCAGACTCTGAGAGTTACAGCGACACTGGCGATGGCCACAGCAAGAATTACTCTGCTGGTAGTGAAGGTTCTTACGAGAGCCACAGCTCTTATTCTTCCGATAGTGATTCTGGAGGCGATTACGGGGAACATTATTAG